The sequence below is a genomic window from Candidatus Binataceae bacterium.
CAACCAGTTCGCCAAGCGCTTGCGCAGCCAAGTTTACGATCGCTGGGGCGGCGAAGGCGATTTGGCCTTTGAAATTCACCTGGTGGGTGACCTGTTCCAGCCCCTGCATGCCGCCACCGACCACGATCTCGGCGGCAACTGTGAGAAAGTGATTTCGCCCGTGCGCGCACGCAACCTTCATAATGCCTGGGACGATGCCGTGGTCTGGCAGCTTGAGACTCAGTTGGGAGCCAACGATGCGTCCCAGAGCGCCCGGCGCTTGCAAGCCCTCTATCCGCCCACGGCCGAGCAAATGCACTGGGGGCCCGACAGTGCCGCGCATATCGCCTGGCATTCGCATGAATTGGCGCTCAGCGCCGTCTACCAGCCCCTGGCCATTCCACTCCAGCCTTGCGCCCCGCTGCTCTCCTGCTACGAGGTGCCGCGCCGTACCGTGGTTTTGAGCCAGGATTATTTGAACCAATCCGCCCACTTGGCGGGAGCGCAACTGGCGGCGGCTGGATACCGTTTGGCGGCGTTGCTCAACTCGATTTGGGATGCGAACCTGAAATAGTCGAGTTTTCCGGAAAAAGGACAGCTATGGCTGAAGTGACATCGGAACAGACCATCGACAAGACCGCGCCGGTGGCCGTGGCGGGGAGCGGACACCGGCTGCGCGCGGCGATTTTGCATCGCGTGCTGGCCGCCGCCCTGCTGACCGCGCTGGTCCTGTTCGGCCTATTCTTGACTAACTATTCGCATTTGGATGCGCGTTTTTATTGGACCGCGATGTTTCCCATCTTTGGCCTGGTGAGTACCTGGCAAGCGCTGCGAACCAGGCATCCGGTGATGCCGGTGTGGCGTGTTCTGCTGC
It includes:
- a CDS encoding S1/P1 nuclease, with translation MALAWGEEGHQIVASIAADRLRAPARAQVARILGLQDQPGAVAAAMARISVWPDTEYRREDPASELWHFIDLCLQDRPSDIAARCPGEACVVDQVNQFAKRLRSQVYDRWGGEGDLAFEIHLVGDLFQPLHAATDHDLGGNCEKVISPVRARNLHNAWDDAVVWQLETQLGANDASQSARRLQALYPPTAEQMHWGPDSAAHIAWHSHELALSAVYQPLAIPLQPCAPLLSCYEVPRRTVVLSQDYLNQSAHLAGAQLAAAGYRLAALLNSIWDANLK